Proteins from a single region of Candidatus Hydrogenedens sp.:
- a CDS encoding prepilin-type N-terminal cleavage/methylation domain-containing protein, whose product MKQKGFTLIELLVVIAIIGILAAILLPALARAREAARRSSCQNNLKQWGLVYKMYANEAKGERYPALQTYNPLRPNKQDIAAGPQVSSLYPEYLTDPYIIIYPSDPDAAKARSGIEENNGNLVYISDDVDASYAYFSWVFDRLKPSQPLSSFTILNTALSALGAGAVDPNIMVPTQLAAGLESLFQQYGAALGQYTGGNGAALVPVVDQDISLLSQWAGYGNGGGNTIYRLREGIERFLITDINNPAASNNAQSSVWIMLDTFSAGGAAGDLFNHIPGGCNVLYMDGHVEFIRYTSDSNPYDNDVPGTEPVISNVATIVTALTSAS is encoded by the coding sequence ATGAAACAGAAAGGATTTACACTCATTGAACTTCTTGTCGTTATTGCCATTATTGGTATCCTTGCGGCAATTTTATTGCCGGCTCTTGCTCGCGCCCGTGAGGCGGCTCGTCGTTCCTCCTGCCAGAACAATTTGAAACAGTGGGGTCTTGTCTACAAGATGTATGCCAATGAAGCCAAAGGCGAACGATACCCTGCATTGCAAACTTACAATCCATTAAGACCTAACAAACAAGATATCGCAGCAGGACCTCAGGTTAGTTCATTATACCCTGAATATCTTACAGACCCGTATATTATCATCTATCCATCTGACCCGGATGCAGCAAAAGCTAGAAGTGGCATAGAAGAAAATAATGGAAATTTAGTTTACATTTCGGATGATGTTGACGCCAGTTATGCCTATTTCAGCTGGGTATTTGACAGATTAAAGCCCTCTCAACCTTTGAGTTCTTTTACAATATTAAACACAGCCCTTTCAGCTCTTGGTGCTGGTGCTGTTGACCCTAATATCATGGTACCGACGCAGCTTGCTGCAGGTTTAGAAAGTCTATTTCAACAATATGGCGCCGCCTTAGGACAATATACCGGTGGTAATGGCGCGGCTCTTGTCCCGGTGGTTGACCAGGATATATCTCTTTTATCTCAGTGGGCAGGTTATGGTAATGGTGGCGGAAATACCATTTATCGGTTGCGTGAAGGTATTGAACGCTTCTTGATTACTGATATTAACAACCCTGCCGCAAGTAATAATGCACAAAGTTCTGTTTGGATTATGTTAGATACATTCTCTGCAGGTGGAGCAGCAGGTGACTTGTTTAATCATATTCCGGGTGGTTGCAATGTCCTTTACATGGACGGACATGTTGAATTTATTCGTTATACCTCAGATTCCAATCCGTATGATAATGATGTCCCTGGCACAGAACCAGTAATATCAAATGTAGCAACAATAGTAACCGCTTTAACCTCTGCTTCGTAA
- a CDS encoding DUF1559 domain-containing protein encodes MKKKGFTLIELLVVIAIIGILAAILLPALARAREAARRSSCQNNLKQIGLSMKMYANEAKGERFPTLSIAGGDNCDDIGIDFMWWGPQLYPEYLSDLNVNVCPSDSDGKRAFTDGRWHCGGNPDNPICPCRVDALSYIYICWTLREQDYMMPGMDPNDPNISSFQLPVTYVNPFFVQKLMNLVAAVDAAPDVSTAMGLVDKDLTYNTADSQGKITMYRLREGIERFLITDINNPAASTQAQSEIAFFFDGIETTPSDFNHIPGGANVLYMDGHAEFVRFPTEHPANKVFAAIIGNV; translated from the coding sequence ATGAAGAAAAAAGGTTTCACACTCATCGAACTACTGGTGGTCATAGCTATCATCGGTATCCTCGCGGCAATTTTGTTGCCGGCTCTTGCTCGTGCCCGTGAGGCAGCTCGTCGTTCCTCCTGCCAAAATAATCTAAAACAGATAGGTTTGTCCATGAAAATGTATGCTAACGAAGCAAAGGGAGAACGGTTCCCTACTTTAAGTATTGCAGGTGGAGATAATTGTGATGATATTGGTATTGATTTTATGTGGTGGGGACCACAATTATATCCCGAGTATCTGTCTGATTTGAATGTAAATGTTTGTCCTTCTGATTCGGACGGCAAACGGGCATTTACCGATGGTAGATGGCATTGTGGGGGAAATCCCGATAATCCTATTTGCCCTTGCCGTGTTGATGCTTTGTCTTATATTTACATCTGTTGGACATTACGGGAACAAGACTATATGATGCCCGGAATGGACCCCAATGACCCAAATATCTCTTCATTTCAGTTACCAGTTACTTATGTTAACCCGTTTTTTGTACAAAAGCTTATGAATTTAGTAGCGGCAGTAGATGCTGCTCCAGATGTAAGCACAGCCATGGGGCTTGTGGACAAAGACTTAACTTATAATACGGCAGACTCACAGGGTAAAATAACCATGTATCGTCTTCGTGAAGGAATCGAACGATTCCTGATTACGGACATTAACAATCCTGCGGCAAGCACACAGGCTCAAAGTGAAATTGCTTTCTTTTTCGATGGTATCGAAACGACGCCTTCAGATTTCAATCATATCCCCGGCGGTGCCAATGTTCTTTATATGGATGGACATGCAGAGTTTGTTCGTTTCCCAACTGAACATCCGGCAAACAAAGTGTTCGCCGCAATCATTGGAAATGTATAA